The following coding sequences lie in one Silene latifolia isolate original U9 population chromosome 5, ASM4854445v1, whole genome shotgun sequence genomic window:
- the LOC141657381 gene encoding rho GDP-dissociation inhibitor 1-like isoform X4 produces MSTLVEALPTLNNTNNLSSNMKEEERKMSKKESLCCELRENTEMGQDLRKEIRKKEGHNEENGPQVKEIDSDACLKSNVELSNVDPKCGSNKQLGKHDKEADESLSSEKQQIPSSIQVSVTEGSKEAQVQILSLSVISPGRADIVLPIPFPATTSKATLFSLKEGSKYRIKFHLTVSGNTVHNLKYTYMVWKSGIRVHQTKKMVGTFTPREEPYVYELEEGTTPTGFFARGPFFVKSKFVDDDGNCYLDTNYYFDIRKDWGARE; encoded by the exons ATGTCCACCCTAGTTGAAGCTCTTCCTACTTTGAACAACACCAACAATCTATCTTCAAATATGAAAGAGGAAGAGCGAAAAATGAGTAAAAAAGAAAGCTTATGTTGCGAGTTGAGAGAAAACACAGAGATGGGTCAGGATTTGAGGAAAGAAATTAGGAAAAAAGAGGGGCATAATGAAGAAAATGGCCCTCAAGTGAAGGAAATAGATAGTGATGCTTGTTTGAAATCTAATGTGGAGTTGAGTAATGTTGATCCCAAGTGTGGAAGCAACAAGCAGCTTGGAAAACATGATAAG GAGGCTGACGAAAGCTTAAGTAGTGAGAAGCAGCAGATACCAAGTAGCATTCAAGTATCAGTTACTGAAG GCAGCAAAGAAGCACAAGTTCAAATATTGAGTTTGTCAGTAATATCTCCTGGTAGAGCTGATATAGTGTTGCCAATTCCGTTTCCTGCAACGACGTCCAAAGCTACATTATTTAGTCTCAAGGAAGGAAGCAAATACCGCATCAAATTCCATTTAACTGTTTCTGGCAACACTGTTCATAACCTCAAGTATACCTACATGGTTTGGAAATCTGGTATTAGAG TGCACCAAACAAAGAAGATGGTAGGCACATTTACCCCTCGTGAAGAACCATATGTTTATGAATTGGAAGAAGGAACCACCCCTACTGGATTTTTTGCTAGAGGACCTTTTTTTGTTAAATCTAAG TTTGTAGACGATGATGGCAATTGCTATTTGGACACCAATTACTACTTTGACATCAGAAAAGATTGGGGAGCCAGAGAATAG
- the LOC141657381 gene encoding rho GDP-dissociation inhibitor 1-like isoform X3, with the protein MSTLVEALPTLNNTNNLSSNMKEEERKMSKKESLCCELRENTEMGQDLRKEIRKKEGHNEENGPQVKEIDSDACLKSNVELSNVDPKCGSNKQLGKHDKEADESLSSEKQQIPSSIQVSVTEAGSKEAQVQILSLSVISPGRADIVLPIPFPATTSKATLFSLKEGSKYRIKFHLTVSGNTVHNLKYTYMVWKSGIRVHQTKKMVGTFTPREEPYVYELEEGTTPTGFFARGPFFVKSKFVDDDGNCYLDTNYYFDIRKDWGARE; encoded by the exons ATGTCCACCCTAGTTGAAGCTCTTCCTACTTTGAACAACACCAACAATCTATCTTCAAATATGAAAGAGGAAGAGCGAAAAATGAGTAAAAAAGAAAGCTTATGTTGCGAGTTGAGAGAAAACACAGAGATGGGTCAGGATTTGAGGAAAGAAATTAGGAAAAAAGAGGGGCATAATGAAGAAAATGGCCCTCAAGTGAAGGAAATAGATAGTGATGCTTGTTTGAAATCTAATGTGGAGTTGAGTAATGTTGATCCCAAGTGTGGAAGCAACAAGCAGCTTGGAAAACATGATAAG GAGGCTGACGAAAGCTTAAGTAGTGAGAAGCAGCAGATACCAAGTAGCATTCAAGTATCAGTTACTGAAG CAGGCAGCAAAGAAGCACAAGTTCAAATATTGAGTTTGTCAGTAATATCTCCTGGTAGAGCTGATATAGTGTTGCCAATTCCGTTTCCTGCAACGACGTCCAAAGCTACATTATTTAGTCTCAAGGAAGGAAGCAAATACCGCATCAAATTCCATTTAACTGTTTCTGGCAACACTGTTCATAACCTCAAGTATACCTACATGGTTTGGAAATCTGGTATTAGAG TGCACCAAACAAAGAAGATGGTAGGCACATTTACCCCTCGTGAAGAACCATATGTTTATGAATTGGAAGAAGGAACCACCCCTACTGGATTTTTTGCTAGAGGACCTTTTTTTGTTAAATCTAAG TTTGTAGACGATGATGGCAATTGCTATTTGGACACCAATTACTACTTTGACATCAGAAAAGATTGGGGAGCCAGAGAATAG
- the LOC141657381 gene encoding rho GDP-dissociation inhibitor 1-like isoform X1 encodes MSTLVEALPTLNNTNNLSSNMKEEERKMSKKESLCCELRENTEMGQDLRKEIRKKEGHNEENGPQVKEIDSDACLKSNVELSNVDPKCGSNKQLGKHDKEADESLSSEKQQIPSSIQVSVTEGNEGSKEAQVQILSLSVISPGRADIVLPIPFPATTSKATLFSLKEGSKYRIKFHLTVSGNTVHNLKYTYMVWKSGIRVHQTKKMVGTFTPREEPYVYELEEGTTPTGFFARGPFFVKSKFVDDDGNCYLDTNYYFDIRKDWGARE; translated from the exons ATGTCCACCCTAGTTGAAGCTCTTCCTACTTTGAACAACACCAACAATCTATCTTCAAATATGAAAGAGGAAGAGCGAAAAATGAGTAAAAAAGAAAGCTTATGTTGCGAGTTGAGAGAAAACACAGAGATGGGTCAGGATTTGAGGAAAGAAATTAGGAAAAAAGAGGGGCATAATGAAGAAAATGGCCCTCAAGTGAAGGAAATAGATAGTGATGCTTGTTTGAAATCTAATGTGGAGTTGAGTAATGTTGATCCCAAGTGTGGAAGCAACAAGCAGCTTGGAAAACATGATAAG GAGGCTGACGAAAGCTTAAGTAGTGAGAAGCAGCAGATACCAAGTAGCATTCAAGTATCAGTTACTGAAGGTAATGAAG GCAGCAAAGAAGCACAAGTTCAAATATTGAGTTTGTCAGTAATATCTCCTGGTAGAGCTGATATAGTGTTGCCAATTCCGTTTCCTGCAACGACGTCCAAAGCTACATTATTTAGTCTCAAGGAAGGAAGCAAATACCGCATCAAATTCCATTTAACTGTTTCTGGCAACACTGTTCATAACCTCAAGTATACCTACATGGTTTGGAAATCTGGTATTAGAG TGCACCAAACAAAGAAGATGGTAGGCACATTTACCCCTCGTGAAGAACCATATGTTTATGAATTGGAAGAAGGAACCACCCCTACTGGATTTTTTGCTAGAGGACCTTTTTTTGTTAAATCTAAG TTTGTAGACGATGATGGCAATTGCTATTTGGACACCAATTACTACTTTGACATCAGAAAAGATTGGGGAGCCAGAGAATAG
- the LOC141657381 gene encoding rho GDP-dissociation inhibitor 1-like isoform X6, translating to MSTLVEALPTLNNTNNLSSNMKEEERKMSKKESLCCELRENTEMGQDLRKEIRKKEGHNEENGPQVKEIDSDACLKSNVELSNVDPKCGSNKQLGKHDKADESLSSEKQQIPSSIQVSVTEGSKEAQVQILSLSVISPGRADIVLPIPFPATTSKATLFSLKEGSKYRIKFHLTVSGNTVHNLKYTYMVWKSGIRVHQTKKMVGTFTPREEPYVYELEEGTTPTGFFARGPFFVKSKFVDDDGNCYLDTNYYFDIRKDWGARE from the exons ATGTCCACCCTAGTTGAAGCTCTTCCTACTTTGAACAACACCAACAATCTATCTTCAAATATGAAAGAGGAAGAGCGAAAAATGAGTAAAAAAGAAAGCTTATGTTGCGAGTTGAGAGAAAACACAGAGATGGGTCAGGATTTGAGGAAAGAAATTAGGAAAAAAGAGGGGCATAATGAAGAAAATGGCCCTCAAGTGAAGGAAATAGATAGTGATGCTTGTTTGAAATCTAATGTGGAGTTGAGTAATGTTGATCCCAAGTGTGGAAGCAACAAGCAGCTTGGAAAACATGATAAG GCTGACGAAAGCTTAAGTAGTGAGAAGCAGCAGATACCAAGTAGCATTCAAGTATCAGTTACTGAAG GCAGCAAAGAAGCACAAGTTCAAATATTGAGTTTGTCAGTAATATCTCCTGGTAGAGCTGATATAGTGTTGCCAATTCCGTTTCCTGCAACGACGTCCAAAGCTACATTATTTAGTCTCAAGGAAGGAAGCAAATACCGCATCAAATTCCATTTAACTGTTTCTGGCAACACTGTTCATAACCTCAAGTATACCTACATGGTTTGGAAATCTGGTATTAGAG TGCACCAAACAAAGAAGATGGTAGGCACATTTACCCCTCGTGAAGAACCATATGTTTATGAATTGGAAGAAGGAACCACCCCTACTGGATTTTTTGCTAGAGGACCTTTTTTTGTTAAATCTAAG TTTGTAGACGATGATGGCAATTGCTATTTGGACACCAATTACTACTTTGACATCAGAAAAGATTGGGGAGCCAGAGAATAG
- the LOC141657381 gene encoding rho GDP-dissociation inhibitor 1-like isoform X5 — MSTLVEALPTLNNTNNLSSNMKEEERKMSKKESLCCELRENTEMGQDLRKEIRKKEGHNEENGPQVKEIDSDACLKSNVELSNVDPKCGSNKQLGKHDKADESLSSEKQQIPSSIQVSVTEAGSKEAQVQILSLSVISPGRADIVLPIPFPATTSKATLFSLKEGSKYRIKFHLTVSGNTVHNLKYTYMVWKSGIRVHQTKKMVGTFTPREEPYVYELEEGTTPTGFFARGPFFVKSKFVDDDGNCYLDTNYYFDIRKDWGARE; from the exons ATGTCCACCCTAGTTGAAGCTCTTCCTACTTTGAACAACACCAACAATCTATCTTCAAATATGAAAGAGGAAGAGCGAAAAATGAGTAAAAAAGAAAGCTTATGTTGCGAGTTGAGAGAAAACACAGAGATGGGTCAGGATTTGAGGAAAGAAATTAGGAAAAAAGAGGGGCATAATGAAGAAAATGGCCCTCAAGTGAAGGAAATAGATAGTGATGCTTGTTTGAAATCTAATGTGGAGTTGAGTAATGTTGATCCCAAGTGTGGAAGCAACAAGCAGCTTGGAAAACATGATAAG GCTGACGAAAGCTTAAGTAGTGAGAAGCAGCAGATACCAAGTAGCATTCAAGTATCAGTTACTGAAG CAGGCAGCAAAGAAGCACAAGTTCAAATATTGAGTTTGTCAGTAATATCTCCTGGTAGAGCTGATATAGTGTTGCCAATTCCGTTTCCTGCAACGACGTCCAAAGCTACATTATTTAGTCTCAAGGAAGGAAGCAAATACCGCATCAAATTCCATTTAACTGTTTCTGGCAACACTGTTCATAACCTCAAGTATACCTACATGGTTTGGAAATCTGGTATTAGAG TGCACCAAACAAAGAAGATGGTAGGCACATTTACCCCTCGTGAAGAACCATATGTTTATGAATTGGAAGAAGGAACCACCCCTACTGGATTTTTTGCTAGAGGACCTTTTTTTGTTAAATCTAAG TTTGTAGACGATGATGGCAATTGCTATTTGGACACCAATTACTACTTTGACATCAGAAAAGATTGGGGAGCCAGAGAATAG
- the LOC141657381 gene encoding rho GDP-dissociation inhibitor 1-like isoform X2 — MSTLVEALPTLNNTNNLSSNMKEEERKMSKKESLCCELRENTEMGQDLRKEIRKKEGHNEENGPQVKEIDSDACLKSNVELSNVDPKCGSNKQLGKHDKADESLSSEKQQIPSSIQVSVTEGNEGSKEAQVQILSLSVISPGRADIVLPIPFPATTSKATLFSLKEGSKYRIKFHLTVSGNTVHNLKYTYMVWKSGIRVHQTKKMVGTFTPREEPYVYELEEGTTPTGFFARGPFFVKSKFVDDDGNCYLDTNYYFDIRKDWGARE; from the exons ATGTCCACCCTAGTTGAAGCTCTTCCTACTTTGAACAACACCAACAATCTATCTTCAAATATGAAAGAGGAAGAGCGAAAAATGAGTAAAAAAGAAAGCTTATGTTGCGAGTTGAGAGAAAACACAGAGATGGGTCAGGATTTGAGGAAAGAAATTAGGAAAAAAGAGGGGCATAATGAAGAAAATGGCCCTCAAGTGAAGGAAATAGATAGTGATGCTTGTTTGAAATCTAATGTGGAGTTGAGTAATGTTGATCCCAAGTGTGGAAGCAACAAGCAGCTTGGAAAACATGATAAG GCTGACGAAAGCTTAAGTAGTGAGAAGCAGCAGATACCAAGTAGCATTCAAGTATCAGTTACTGAAGGTAATGAAG GCAGCAAAGAAGCACAAGTTCAAATATTGAGTTTGTCAGTAATATCTCCTGGTAGAGCTGATATAGTGTTGCCAATTCCGTTTCCTGCAACGACGTCCAAAGCTACATTATTTAGTCTCAAGGAAGGAAGCAAATACCGCATCAAATTCCATTTAACTGTTTCTGGCAACACTGTTCATAACCTCAAGTATACCTACATGGTTTGGAAATCTGGTATTAGAG TGCACCAAACAAAGAAGATGGTAGGCACATTTACCCCTCGTGAAGAACCATATGTTTATGAATTGGAAGAAGGAACCACCCCTACTGGATTTTTTGCTAGAGGACCTTTTTTTGTTAAATCTAAG TTTGTAGACGATGATGGCAATTGCTATTTGGACACCAATTACTACTTTGACATCAGAAAAGATTGGGGAGCCAGAGAATAG